CGCGGCGGGATGGTGAGGGCGCCTTTACGTCGCCGGCACCCTGTGCTAGATTGACGCCTCCGCCACAAGGCTCCGGCTCGGATTGGCCCGGCTAGAAACCAAGGGAGACATGATGTACGCCGCACTCATCGTTCTGCACTTCTTCGTTTGCCTCATCTTGATCCTGGTCGTGCTGCTGCAGACCGGCAAAGGCGCCGACCTGGCGGGAGCCTTCGGCGGGGGCGGCAGCCAGACCGCCCTGGGAAGCCGCGGCGCGGCGACCGTCCTGAGCAAGGCGACCACCATCGCCGCGATCGTCTTCATGTTCACTTCGCTGGCCCTGGCTCTGTACTCCTCGCGCCGGACCTCCGACGTGCTGCAGAACGCCCCGGCCGCGGCGACTTCCCTTCCGGTGGTTCCTCCGCCGGCGCCGAACGCGGCGTCGCCCGCGGCTCCTGCCGGGACCGCACCGGCAACGAAGGGAACGCAGCCTCCCGCGAATCAACCGGCTCAGGCGCCTCCCTCGACGCCCGAACC
The window above is part of the Candidatus Polarisedimenticolia bacterium genome. Proteins encoded here:
- the secG gene encoding preprotein translocase subunit SecG, whose product is MYAALIVLHFFVCLILILVVLLQTGKGADLAGAFGGGGSQTALGSRGAATVLSKATTIAAIVFMFTSLALALYSSRRTSDVLQNAPAAATSLPVVPPPAPNAASPAAPAGTAPATKGTQPPANQPAQAPPSTPEPKKP